The Fusarium keratoplasticum isolate Fu6.1 chromosome 4, whole genome shotgun sequence genome contains the following window.
CCATGCGTTTTCAGCAATGTTGGTCAACCGCGGAGCATACGGCGACACTGGCAAGTTCTGTTTTCCGTTGACAGGCGCACCGAGTCCGGACATGCCCGAGACGCTGCCGCGGTTCGAGTGCGCCGACAGGGGAGGTCGCGGTGGGACAATTTGCATGCTTTGGCTCTGGGTGATCTGGGACTTTCGGCGCTgaacctgctgctgctgctgctgctgatctTTGACTTGCAGGTGCAGAGCGGGATCTGACTGGTGGTCGAGAGAGGGCGGCGTAAGGGAACCGCTCGAAGGTGACGTTCCCTGGCTCCCAGCGCCATCGCTTGACGTATCCGTAGAACGATCGGTGCGGAAACTGGCCCTCGAGCGGCGGCGTAGATTGCTGAGGAAAGACGGAGCCATGGTCGCCGGCGACTTGGACCTATCCTCAGCAAGGCAAGATTTCGATGGCCGTGGAGGCGAGGATTCGGTATGATGAAACCAAGTCGAGTCGAGTAATCGAGGGAGGACAAGAGATGGGGAAACGAGGGAATGAAGGTTGTATTACTGAGACCTGGTGGTGGTAGACGGCGGACGGAAGTAGGAGCTCGTATTGTAGGTAGTAGTCCGGCTTAGATGAACGAACGGGGGGGTGTGTGGTTGACGCAGACGCAAGTGGAGTGAGGTCTCGCGGGGGGTGCGTGGGATAGAAGCCGCCGTCGAATGTTGACGGTCGGAGGTTGCTTGCTCCTGCCAATAATGGGATATGACAAGAGAGGGACcaaaaaaataaaaaaggaAAGACCCAAAAGATGGAGGAAGGGGAATTAAAAAAGGGACTCGAGAGGAGAAAAGATTTATTAAACAAAATCCACTCTTCGCGCTGCCTTGGAAAGATAACCCTCACTCAACCTACCTAACCTGTCTCCCCGACCACCCCCTGGATGGATATCCAGGATTGATATGGAGAAATATGTGATGACGGATGACGGATGGCGGATGGAGGGCCGGACGACACGACAGCACGGCGACGGGACCAGGCTAAATCGCCGAGAGTGCGTTGGAGCTTCGCCCGGGGGGTCCGCTGGGAAGAGGTGGGTTGCAGGGCCGCGGTGCCTGCTAACGTTAGGTGCTTGCTGCGCGAGATgggtggtggatggatggaacaGTAGCAGGGGAGCTCAAGCAAAGTTGGAGATTGTGGAGGCTTCTTCGGTGGAGGCCGCTTGGGGCaggaggatggaggggtGGTGGCCGCGTGGAGGGGGGACAGGTATGGATTGGATATTTGCAAAGTCCAAGTCCGTACGAGATAAAtagagggagagagaagagaagagatgccAGGAACAGGTGAAACGGATCATCAGGAACTGGGACACAGCTGCTCGAACAGCTCACCAGCTGGCACGGCACTGACAAGATACACCAACTGCgactggcactggcactgaTAGCTAATCCTTGCTCGGGCAGACATTCATAGAGCAACTCCTCCAGGAGGATCACGATCAAGCCCGGATGGAAACAGGCACACGATGCGCTACAGTGGACAACGGGTGGAGCTCGATAGTCGACCCAGCCGCATCCAGCGGGAGAAGGTCTAGAGTAATCCCGGAGAGTCCACCAAAAGACTGTCGCATCTTGATAGTCGTCGCCCGCCGCCAGCTGGTCTGGTATGGACCACCATGGTCCATGACGTCGCCCTCCGTCGCATCCCGGGCGGGAATAGCCCGCGCCGGCGCCGACGTCCATCCAACAAGATTCCGTGTTTTTTATCTCTGAGGTCCGAGAATGGCGGTCGGCATGTCCATGCGATGGGATGTGCCGAGTAAAGAGCGTTGGTTAGATGTCTTCTCGAAGCACCTTGTCTTCTCCCGTTTCATATTTCCCTGTTCTTGATGGATCAAGACTCCATCTTGTAGATGAAGGGGGAATTCACGGCGACGCCAATCAGATATCAGAAATAACTTCCTTGTTTCTATATTTGCGCGCGCAGTACGTAGACAACGCAGACACGTTCCCATCCACATCCGCATAGGCCAGATACCGACCCAATCCACATCCCGATTTGCCAGGGGCAGATCGTCAAGGTGCGACAGCAAGCGCCCATCCCAACCTTGCTTCTGCATCCATTGGGAGATGGGATTTTCCAGCGGCATGTCCGCTGTATTGTAAATAGTTGCCTAGTTAAGCATGTTGGCTGAGTGTGGATAATGATGACGGACTGACGACGATCGGGGCTCGTGTTTCGTGGGAATAACGTGGGATGTTTAAAATCTTGGGATTTGCCAGACGCCTGGGTCAGGTTTTGAAACAAGACGATTTGACTTGTCTCACCCAAGACTCACCCTCTGGTTGCTTGGTGAACTCGAAATCGTTGTTTGAGAGTTATCTTGTCCTCCACTCCAAGGAGCAACGGCGATGCAACTAGCACGACATGGGTGTAGCTTTGAGAGACGTCATACATTATTTGGAGACAGCTAAACTGCCAGCTCAGCAGTGCTTTTAAAAATCAGGCCAGAATTGAGCTTTCTTCGGCGTCGACTCCGTCTCCGATCAAGTTGAGCTACCGCATCCGTTTCTCCTGGTGTTGGAAAGTCACGTTTCGGTTCCCCCTTGAAGTCTGTTTCTCAATTGTGCGAATGATCTTCCAATTGAAATGAGTGAATGTGGGATTTTAGGTTTTTGGCTCAGGGCTCGTGATGCTCTGGAAACTCTCAGGGTCTTTGTagcaattgatcaagtgTGTCTAGATCTTCACCGCCGACTCTCCCCTTTAGCAGTTCGCAATCACGATATTATCTAGCCTCACTCACTCAGAGAACAAGTTATGAAACAGACAGATCCTGGGCAATTTAGTACTGATAAAGTGCCGAGAGCTATTGTCCAGGTAATTTCCAGCCCGACAAGGTCCAGACCTTGGTCACGGCCACCTTATCTCTTTTGGGGTAGCTTGTCGCGATAGTGCAACTCTGCCCTGATTGACGAGAGCAGCTGCTGGGAGCTATTGTTTCTACATTCATGGATCAATTGAGCTCGATCCTGCGTCCAAGAGGGAGCCGAGATGGTTATTAAGTATCAATCTCCCTTGGCGAACTGGTGGAGAACAATAAGGAGACGAATTATTCAGCTCTACACAATGAACCAGTGATGGTGCATCTTTACCAacttcagccagccagctgAAGCGTCAGCACCGAGTTTGGTCAACCCTTGAACAGCCACAGGCCAATCAAACTCAACGCTGACCAAAGTGGCATCAATTGTCATTGTCATTGTCAAAGCCCTGAAGGCATCCACCAACATTTTTCTCCCCCAAGTCTCAGATGCACAAGCAAGGCTCTGTCGGGCCACAGTTTAGGTGGCCTCaagcaaggaggaggttctGCAGTTCGTCCACAGCCCACGACGACCTATCAAATGAGCAGAGATGTGCTCAGCATGAAGCACTTGGAACCTCAGAGCCCTATGACAAAACGCCAGCtggggctgctgctggcccgGCAGCGGCGGCCCTGTTAAGCGATTGGACTGGACGTGGTTGCTGTGCAAAGTGCGTGCATAAGTACTTTTTTTTTAGGCATGGGcctctttaattaaaaatcTCCCAGGGCAGATCGGGAGCCTACAGCGCCTAGCAGGCCAACGGTGTGAGTGTCGTTTCCAGAGGAATGAGGAATGGAGACCGTGAATTTTTTGGTGCCCCAGTGACGAGCGAGTGAATGGAGACGGACACAGAGTAGCCAGTTGAATTGCCGGATGTGATTGACATTGATAGTATCGTGATGggtttttcttcttttcagTTGCCGAGTAAATCCATAGTTCACCGTTGAGTAAGAGAGGTTCCCCTTTCTCAACAAACACCTCACGTTTATTTACACGTGGACGTCGTCCAATGAGTGCAATCTCAGCTCATGTCTATCCCTCGGTCTACTAATGCATTCTCCCGTCCCTGTCGGTTCCCGAAACCAAGATTCCAGCTGAACTCACTAACAGcaacgaacgaacgaacaAAGAAACGAACGGTCTCCCCCTCTCCTCTCATCCCCCCTGCAACTGGTTACCCGGCCGCGGCGGCACGAgcccctcttcctctcaccCAATCCATCGAGCTTACAGGGCAGGGTGCCTACGGCTGCAGCCCACCTCTGGCCAGTTTAGCGGGCTTGCACTGCGCTGAGCTGTACTCGAGCCGACCTGGACCTTCAGGTTAGGTTCCCCTGCCgtctccttgaacttggatTCTTCACGcaccctccatctccatctcaacCTTTTGAACGCTCCATACCACCACcaaacttggcctcgacTTTCCTTCACTcattcaccaccaccaacttcaACTGCGCATTCACTCTCGGAAACTGACCAGCAAAAAGAACAATTTTTTCATTATATATAAATCGGGATCGGAATTAAAATCAGGACAACGCCAGCAATTTTTTTGGAGGATCAGAGAGAGTGCAGTGCAGATTTCAAACGGCGGTTGCCCCTAGCAGCAGAGTGTGCAAAGAGCAGTGCGAGCGTCCGCCATGTCGTCgccttggaagaagcagcctgaagatgtcgtcgactGCGTGCTCAAGCGTGCAGAAGTGAGCAAGGTGAGTTTTTTCTTTCGTTTCGCATCTTGCGCAGACGCAATCAGTCATACTGTTCCCGTGAGTGAGTCGCTGGACTGACTGACACACTCTTCCCCCACTTCTAGATCGCACGCCGACTCCAGAACCGactcgccctcgcccagtTCAAGACCAAGCATGGCTGGGAGGACCTCACCCTCGACTCCATCGAGCCCaaagtcgaggaggagatgcgaCGGAAGCGCCTCGCCGAGCCTGGCGACCTCCTCTCCGACTCATCCTCCAGCGCATCCGACCTCCCGTATCCCTCCCGAGCCCTCATGAGCTCCCCCCTCAAGGCGCCCCTGTTCTCGGATGCAGTAGGCTCCAGCAACGGCAGCACCGGACACCGCAAGCGCACATACTATGCCACCTTTGCCGACGCCTCTTCGAGCCCGAGCAAGCGATTCCGGGCCTCTCCCACCGCTCACAAGTCGTTTGGCGCTCACGCCTCGTGGAAGAACTCGCACCAGCTGGCTCATTCTTCTCCCATCAAGCCTCGCCGGCAGCAGCACTTCACCACGTCGGCTGGTCCAGACGTCTCCTTTTTCCAGCAGCGTCTCATGAGCCGTGAGCTGACATCACCCAACTTTGCTGCCCCCtccgatgacgatgacgacctcCTGCCGGTTCACTCGTTCAACCACGCCAGCATCCggtcttctcctcctcgcacGCCACCCATGCGATCCCGAACCCTCGGCAGCAGACGGGCCAAGGGCAACGCCGGGACAGGCGCCAACGGTGGCAAgacgggggaggagggcgcAGATCTACTTCTCTACCTGGCAGCCTCGCCATCACCAGCCGTCAAGACGTCCACCAGGACACGGATGGATCCTCCTTCGACTCCCCCGCAGAAGAACAGTAAGATGGATCTGCCTtcgtcgatgatgatgacgcccGGTGGGGGCAACCTGTTCCCAACCACCCCAAGCCAAGCGTTTGACTTtgccgactttgtcaacaTCACACCCAGCCCAGCACAAAAGCCCTGGAAGACGCCCGTCACCCTCACGGCAACTAGGACACCCGTCAGCGTGACCCAAAGGCGATTGACGTTTGACTAGTCACCAATCGGCAACCCCTTGAACGACGTCTTGCCCTTTGAGAGCTTGGAGGATCTGGACATCGACATCTGATTTCCTCATGTACATGATACCATGACGGCACATATTACAGCAGCACGCGCGCACGCACATTTTCCCTTTTTTAACTATTGTCTGGATTGTTTTACTACTGGCAGTTGAGGTGTACAAGGTTCTGTATctatttctttttcttttccctttgCGACGGCGTTATAGACTCAAGCGGCATGAAAGATGGTCCTCCCGAGACGGTTGGGTTGACCAAGGTGGCCCCCGGCCCATTTCCGAGGCCAGGAGGTTGGTTTCTTGTTTCATCCTCGATCGAGATGTGATGGAGGGCTACGTGACAGGCTCAAGCCTGCATTATTCTACACAAAGACGAAATTCGGTTCTGGTTGTGGTTGGTTCGGGAGAGTAAAAAAAGGCCAGGGCAGATTAGATGGTAACTCGGACGGCTCATGGACAATGTGACTActacttttttattattcaCTTTTTCATTCGACCAAAAATGAAAAACTTGTTGATACTTTTTTCGGTACATTTTGTGTAATACGCATACTCGTGCAATTGACCACCAGTGAAACGACGCGCATGCTATAACAAACTTGCCCTGTGAAAGGGGGCCACGCATGGAGTTGGGGACCAGTCCACGTCCAGTCGGGTTATGCGCGCGTGCGACGAGCAATTTACGCGCGCAGGTCGCAGCTCAGCGCGTAGAACGCGATTTTCTCGCGCCAGAGGGAGGGACGGGAGACCCTGCAGGCCATTTAAAATGACCAATCAGTGAGAGGGAAGTGTAGGCCAATGGCATGATGTCATGGTCGTGTCAGGCCACTCTGGGGACGGCATCGTGTTAGATGGTTGGACGAATTACAGGAGAGGCAAAACTTGTCAAGCCCTTGAGGTTTGAAGCGGAATTGAGTGGCAGGCCAGATTACAGACGCTGCCTATGCTACGTGATTGAGTGTAGACCTTGAGAAATATCTGAATCTGGCTGGAATCTTATCTGGCGGTTCTGATCACCGATTTATCGACGCCCCGGTGACCTCTTGTGGGAACCTCTCCCACCATGACCTGAGCCTTGCGTTTCTGACGATCCGTCAATTCTCCAAACAGAAATATCCAGCTTGTACACCGTCTCTCCCAGGAACGTGTTCGGCGTCATCGCTACCTGGGCTCGTAGACCAGGTCTTCCGGGCCAGTCCATAGAGTAGTGAGGATGGACATCATCGCCTGATTCCGGGAGATTGTTACGCGAGGAGTTGTTGAACTGAACCATGTCTTTAAGGGTATTGGCGGACTCGTCATCTTTCGGGATGAACTCTCCATCAGGGACGACTCGACGCCACTTCAACAGTCCACACCAGGGTTCAAACTTGGGAGAATACCGTGCCTCGGGGTTTGTAATTTTGTGCATTAGAAAGCCGTACGCGACGAAGAATCCGTGGCTCGACCCATCATCGATAGCGAGAAGCCCACGCATGTTGTCTGCGCCTATTTCTTGGATATTCGAGAATGTTACATCGCGGATGTGGCCTTTTGGTGTTTCTTCCAGCTCTGGAAGCGATGCCCGGATCCGATATGTCATGTCATCGTGACCTCCAATAACTGGGTTGATCCTTATGGTGGGCGTCCGCATTCCTTGTGCTTGCGTGGGAGGATGCAACAATAGATCGATATTCATCATCTCGATACGGCGTAGATCGATCCATACCGCCAGTCCCCTTTTGGAAATTCCAACATCTTCATTTCCGTCTGGCAGCGCGACCGGAGATATTCTAACCGAAGGGTTGTCATGCATCAGCATCCGTATGAAGACGCCCTGGTCGTCTTCTGCGGAgctcagcttctccaggaaGATCGCGGGCCGGGACAGGTGGTCGTCTGAATAGACACAGTCCAGGATTCCTAGCCACCCCGTCTTCGGTTGACGCATATCTTTGCCTTGCCACGAGCAAGGACACACCTGCAAGTCGATGTTTAGACGGTCATTCGTGAGTGTCATGGACAGGTATTTCGAGAATGCACTTGGCCGTTCCAGATCAGCGGCAGACATGAATGCACGTGGCTGAGATGGAAACAAGTGACCAAATGCGTCGTCCATCACCTCCGGTCCTTCCCCACGGAACATGGCATTCCAGGAGAAACGAAGCGAGAAGTCGCCAGCGAGGATAGACTGGTCATTGGAAGTCCGGATAATCTCTTCTTGAAGGCGCCGAAATGCTTTCGTTCCCTCGCCATAAAGAAGGGGCATATTCACGTTGAACAATCCCAGGAGGGCATACGCTTGGTCCTCTACACGTTTCGTAACTCGTCTGCTTGCCCATGACATGCGCGTGGCCACGCTGAATGACGAAAGTAACTGACGAAAGGCCCGGGAGCTGTCGTTCATTGCGCATAGACAAATCCCTTCGTAGCGCCGGTTTTGGTGGCCCTCGCAATATCGGTCGTGTTGTGTTCGACCAAGGACTCGTCGATCAATACCAGTTACCTTGACGATAGAGTCGAGCAAGGACAGGCGGTCCCCGATCCTTTTCCACTGACTGTCAAAGAAATGGACTTGTTGGGGGGCGATAAGTTCTTGCAGTGTCCATCCTCGAGTGAACCATGAACTCCTGGCAAAGGTCTCCGTCTTGTCGATAGAAACATCACACAAGTATGCATAACATACTTGGGAATCAAGGTACCAGTTGAACATGGAATTGATAGCCTCAGAGAGTTCGGCGCTGCTGCTTTTATCTATGCAGCAGGTGTCGATCCAGATGTACTCGAAACCATCGTCCTTGGCTCTTAGGCAACCtctcttgaccttgtcaacGCCTTTCTTTTGAGGCCACTGGTCGGTCTGGACATCTTCAAATAGGATCTCCTCGGCTTCCCATCTGTGAGACAGTATGGCGTACTCGGGGATTTCGTCGCCCACAAAGTATTCAGGTTTCAGTGAAGTGGTATTCAAAAGACGCATGGTGGTgagatggaggttgtggCAATCATGAAAGTGTTGCGGAGGCTCTCCAATGTAAAGAGCCTCAAACGATGGCGACggttgaaggagaagagttGGATCTGTACAAGATGAGAATATTTCAAGCCACCAGGGGCGCTGACTGATGCAGAGCTACGTGGCAGTGCTTGGCTCAGAATCCTGGCGCAGCTGAATATCGACTTCCTTCATGTCCTGCCTCAACAAACCGACAGCCTGATTTGGTCATGGCATACTCGTCCTGATTCGTTCCGATTAAACGCCAAGGCAATCACCCCGCCCGCAAGGCAGAAATGCTGCAACATGGCTATCTTCCTTTGATCATCCAGTTTGAAAAGGCAAGGCTGTGTTCTACCAACCATCTTCACTTGCTCCGGGTCCGACGAGGCATTCCAGCTCGGCAGATATGATACTCCACTACGGGCCGCCTGTCGACTTCTATCCTCTGAAAACAAGGGTGACCAATAGCAAAGCGAACTAGAAGACCTATCTTTCGTACTAAGGATGGGAGGTGGGAAAGGTAATGATGGGGTTGGTGCAAACAAAGGTTGGAGAAGGGTTTAGATGACTCGTAGGCTATGGGATAAGGACACTACCTGGGTCGCAATGCCTGATAGACAAGGAATAGATGCATGTCAAAATGACGGCTTGCCTAGGTGCTTCTAAGCACATAGGTACTTATCCATCTGACCCCATTAGATAATTTCACTTCTTCATCCCTTCAAACGCGCGTATGGCATAGGTAAACCCGTAGCCTTTACGAGTTTCCCAAGGCCAAAGGTCCCCGATTTGTAGACCATATGACGACAGTGGTATCGTGCGTCTACGCCAGCGAATTGTTAGTCTGTTCAGTGTTAGCCCCTATTCTCAGTACTTGTCTTGGAGGTAAGCATTACCAAACTCCTCGCCCCATCCCAGTCCCCATCCAACATTATGCTCAATATGAACTTTAACAAAGTCTAGATCCCTCCCGTGGAGTTCATTCTCAATCTTAACAATAACCTCCTCCCACCACATCTCATCAGACTCATACGAGAGGGAGATGTATATAGTAATGGGgttctcctccatcctctctGAATACCCAAGTCTGAAAAGGGAAATGGTTACGCAGTGATCCTTGGTTGCCTCGTGCGATTCAAGGGTCTCCTCAACCATTGTACTGACCGAGTCCCATTCATCCTCAGTGAGCCGTGGATGGCCAGTGGCCGGCCCCATGTACTTGGGTAGGAAGCGCTCCGgggccatcatctcgacgTGGAGGTCGATTCCGTCACGGCCCTCTATGATACCATCCACATGTGTTTTTATATCCTCGACAGCACGTGGCCATAGATCAGAAGTGTCTTTCTTCCACGGCGTAGTTATGTAAAGTGTGGCGACAGCCCCCGTCCTAAAGGAGCATCCTTGACGGTGTAGGAGGTCCACCGTCGTGTTGTCCCCTTCCACAAGACCGTAGCGCTCCAGTACATTTTTAGCCTTGGCGATGAACGACTCTTTATGAGTTTTGAGGATATCGGGTAGGGTATAATGAGCAGACTCCAGCTGCAGAGGGCGGAGCATAGGAGACGCGGCCCGGTATCTGGAGGTCTAGACCGGAGGGGGTTTTGGTTGGGAAGAAGGTTCCATGATGAACAAAGAGAGCTATGTGGCTATTAGTCTCTTTCTCTGAAGAATAAAACTGAGAGGCATCTGATTCATACTGGATATTCGTCCTGGTGGTATCAGTAGttggccaaggaggttgaagaaagGCAGACATAGATAGTGATGAATCCGATGTAACAAAAAGGGGCTTATTATAGGCATTCATCTTCGGTACATGTTGCTTCTCCAATGGCTGTCCAGAACTTTATTCTTACACTGAAGCTGTGTTTTCTTTTACCCTTTCCCCCAAAGCTCTCTTCGGCCATGAGTCAATCGGCAAGTTCTTGATGTATTTTTCACATGTTTTATCATTACCCTCCCTCACAGGCTATTTGACTTGGTGCGATGCCTCCTTACCAAGACTGACGGGTAGCCTGTCATAGGGGAGAGCCAACAGTGGTGGACATGACGAACAGTACCAACTACTGCGGCAGAAACAAGCTTCCGGTGAGAGTCACCTGAGGGATCCACGACGGAAAGGTGAGTCAAGGATAATTAAAGTCAAAGAACTGGGGGGTATTGGCAACTTTGCTTGCCAGTGTCTAAGCATCGGCCGAGAATTCTCTTCATTCCATGTCAAGAAACCTGTCCATTTTATGACCACGCACTTCTCGATTCCAACTAACCTCTCCATTTATGACTTGGCAATAATGACTATAGGTATTAATGACTCTCGCCCCTGGATTCGACTGGTCTAGATTCCTAGGGCACTTGGTCAAGGATCCCCCCTATATGTAGAGCCATTATGATAACCCATGTTGATATTCTCGTCTTCCCCCGTGACTTGCTTTTACCAAATGGGCCATATCTCAGGAGAAGGCCACGTACCCGTCTTCACTGTACATGCCCATGTGTCGGCCATTGGGAGATGGAATAACGGTTTAGACAGACATCCCTATATGGATACAAGAGCTGGCTTCATGTGATGGGAACAGCTTACCTGGAAACCAATACAACACTACCAGATCTTGATCAACACTACCAAGCCAATCAATTCGAAACACTTGACAATCACCAAAGTATGCACAGATCCAATTCGGGGCACAAACATCTGCATTAATACGCTCTATCATTAAATTCTCGACGGGGCATAGCAATGCACACAAAGTTCTTCTAATGGACTTCGTCACTTCCTTCCATAGCAACATGTACAAATGTGCCTTGTTCTaggcaaaaaagaaaacgtAGTTCTGTGGTATCGTAAGCACAAACGCTGACATCCAATGCCAAATATCAACCCTGTTTTGGTATCCATCTAAATAGGTATCTTCCCCAACTTTTCTTTTCTATGCAGCAGGCGAGTGACACCCTCCGAGAACCGTCACGCTTATCCCCGCGTCGAGACAACAACGAAATGAAAACTCGCCCCGCATGATGTGGCATGCTCAGCCAAGGCTTAGATTGCCTGGCCCACGCTTTGGCGGCCCAGGACGCTGTCGCTCTCGCTTCGAGAGTGTCGGTAGGGCGGGTAGCCCGCTCCGCTATATCTCGAGTCGGTAGGCGGAACGGGCCACTCGTCGAGCATGCTCACTCCGCTGGTGTATCGCGAGGTGAAGCTCTCGGCGCGAGAGTGTGTTGTAGCCCGTTTTTGCGTGCCGTagaaggagctggcagcTGTGTACCGCGGCGGCAGGGGATGAATGTTGCTGACGCTGGGCACATGTCGTCCATCAAGCTCCAAGTCGAAGGGGTTCGAGTGGATGTTGTCGCGCCACACCTCGCGGGAGGTGGGAAGCTCGAGGTTGGGTGACCCATTCGGCCCAGGAGGTGTAAGGTTGCGCGCCATCGAAGGGCCCCTGGATCTCCGCACATCCGTCACATATGTGGCCGGTGGCAGGTGGGTAGGAGCAAGAGGCGCAACCGAGTTCGAATCCGAGAATGGATCTTCCGGGCGAGGTGGTCGCTGAGGCGGCGAACGTCCAGGAGCCAACGGAGAAGGCATCAGAGAGTCTCGAGCACTAGCAAAGGGGTTGGCTGGAGGAACggcagccatggtgttggCATCCGAAAAGGGGTTCGGGCTCGGTGTTCGTGTCGTCCCACGCTCCTTCTCCGAAATCTCCTGGGCCTCAAGGTTCTCGGCGCTAGACTCAAGGATAAGTCGCGACCACCATCCTTGGTGTCCCTGGGACGAGTCTCCTCGGCTGCTGGGGTAGGGTCCCACGGATGCGCTTCGGCTGTGGGATGGGTTAGAGTCGAGGAACTGCGAGTTTCCTCGGTTCATGTTGACACCGGGAGAACCGTTCATTGACAGCCTAATTTTATGTCCAAACTTCTTTGCATTTGCCGTCACAGCGGCCGCAAGCTTGGTGGATCGAGGGGTAGGACCCAGGGAGTTGTTGTCAATCTCGTACTTCTCGCCACCCATGCCACCAGGCGCGCCCGGGGGAATGCCGAGAGGAGTCAAAAGTGTGCTCCTGCGGCGTCTTGTTGTACGTCGTCTCAAGAACCAGAAGAGGAACACCAGCATGGACAATCCCATCACAGATCCGACAACACTGCCCACAACGACGGGCGTGGTAGCAGTGTCATTGGACTCCTTGCTGATAACGTCAGCACCACCGGTCTCTGAGGCTTGATCATTGCCAGCCGTCGCGTCGAGTCCAATAGTCGTGATGAGACCACCAGGCAGGGTTGCCGTAGTGTACGATGGTCGGGGGTCAGTGATGCCCGTCTCACTGTCATCAGGGGTAAACCCATCAGAAGATTGAGTCGATCCGGGAGCAGAGGCGGCAGTCGTAGTCCCCGATCTAGTCTGAAGAGTTGTGGATCGGCCAGGAGGGCCCGTGAAAGTCAACGACGCGGTGTCGAAGAGGAGAACCTCGGACGAGGTAGAGTCCTGTCCGCTCACCAACCGAGCCTCTTCTGGTGTCTCCGTGGGTGCCGCTTCGGAAGTCACTTCAGGAATCGGTTCAGAAGCCTGTTCAGAAGTTGGCTCGGAGGTTGGCTCAGCAGTGGGCTCAGCAGAAGCCTCCTCGGTGGTTGCGGTCTCAACAGGGGCCGCTGTCTCGTTTGCGTCACTCGTCCCGGGCAAATCTCCTTCAACCGCAGTAGTGGGAACTGGCACACTCTCCTGACTCTCGGAGAGGATCAACGATGggttgatggcgaagagAGGGGTAT
Protein-coding sequences here:
- a CDS encoding HET domain-containing protein, whose amino-acid sequence is MRLLNTTSLKPEYFVGDEIPEYAILSHRWEAEEILFEDVQTDQWPQKKGVDKVKRGCLRAKDDGFEYIWIDTCCIDKSSSAELSEAINSMFNWYLDSQVCYAYLCDVSIDKTETFARSSWFTRGWTLQELIAPQQVHFFDSQWKRIGDRLSLLDSIVKVTGIDRRVLGRTQHDRYCEGHQNRRYEGICLCAMNDSSRAFRQLLSSFSVATRMSWASRRVTKRVEDQAYALLGLFNVNMPLLYGEGTKAFRRLQEEIIRTSNDQSILAGDFSLRFSWNAMFRGEGPEVMDDAFGHLFPSQPRAFMSAADLERPSAFSKYLSMTLTNDRLNIDLQVCPCSWQGKDMRQPKTGWLGILDCVYSDDHLSRPAIFLEKLSSAEDDQGVFIRMLMHDNPSVRISPVALPDGNEDVGISKRGLAVWIDLRRIEMMNIDLLLHPPTQAQGMRTPTIRINPVIGGHDDMTYRIRASLPELEETPKGHIRDVTFSNIQEIGADNMRGLLAIDDGSSHGFFVAYGFLMHKITNPEARYSPKFEPWCGLLKWRRVVPDGEFIPKDDESANTLKDMVQFNNSSRNNLPESGDDVHPHYSMDWPGRPGLRAQVAMTPNTFLGETVYKLDISVWRIDGSSETQGSGHGGRGSHKRSPGRR